From the genome of Hydrogenimonas thermophila:
CCTGCCAATATTGATATATCTCTCCTCATCTTCAAATGGTGTCAAAATCTCAACCATTCTTTCATCTTTCCATAGTTCTTTTATCTCTTCAAAATCTATGCCATGCTTTTTCTTGTTTGAGAGACTTTTATTTATATCATATTCAAATTTCATATAAAAATTATATTGAATATATATTTAAATCATCTTAAATATATACTTTAATCAGCAATTATTGCTAAAAATCCTTGTTTTAAAAAATATAGGTAACCAATTTATCGAATGTGAGTGTCAGATGCAACCAATTTATCGAATGTGAGTAGATAATTTTCAAAAATTTGCAATTTTTTAGCAATATTTTGCAATTTTTTAGTAAAAAAGTAGCGGAATATAATTTAAAAAGATAGAATATTGAAAAAACATTCGTGGATAGTGGTTGCAGAGGGAATTTAAGGGGCGTTAAAGACGTGTTATTCGTGGATAGTGGTTGCAATCTTTTTAAAATTTCTATTTTTTAGAAATGGCACTTCCCCAATAGGGGAAAGTCCATTTAAACATAAACAAAACTAGCAACGATTAAAGTTTATCAAATACCTCATCAAGATGTTTTTCAACCCAATCAAGATCATCTTTTCCAATTACATTTTTCCATCCAAATTTGCCAGATAGAAGATAGTCATAATCTACAAAAACCTTTTTGCCGGTTTTCATATTTGTAAGTGTAAATCGATCAGCCGCCTCTCCTGGTCTTTTGCTAAAGAGTAGCACTGCTACGCCAAGAGCTGCGGATGCTGTACCTGCACCGCTATGTCCTATACTGTTTAGCGAGTTTCCTAAATCGACATATCCTATGGCACTTGAGAGGGTAGAAAATTGGGCTATATCTTTTTGCTCAACAGAGCTTTTTAACCATTTTTTGACAAACTCTTTATCTTCCTCGGGTATTCCAGCATATTTTTTAGGATAAAGATATCCTTTGGTTTTGAGTATTTCATACTGTGCACCATCAGTAACTATCCTATGCCAAGAATGTTCAAAATATCGTGAGTTTTTACGATACAAAATTCCATACTGATGAAACATTCTCATCCCTTCATCAGGATTCTTTTTGAGATATTCAGCAATCATTGAAAAGTATGGCGGAACTTTTTCACTATATGCAACAGCCATGAAATCTTTATAGAGAGGTTTTTCTTTTAAAGGAACCTCTTTTCTTTGTCTGTATAGTATAGAAATTCTATCATGTGAGGTATCAGTAGTAGTGTGAAATCCGCATGCCAAAACCTCAACATCCAAACGATAATCCGCTTCATTAGGATCAGATACTATCTGAAACCCTTTATCTCTCAATACAACCAAAGCTTCAGGCGTAAAGTCGCACTGCATAATTT
Proteins encoded in this window:
- a CDS encoding BrnT family toxin gives rise to the protein MKFEYDINKSLSNKKKHGIDFEEIKELWKDERMVEILTPFEDEERYINIGR